The segment GAGGAAGTGAAGCACCTCCTTGAGAGGCTCGCCGACAGGTACACGGTTGTGGTTTTGAGCGCCGACACCTTCGGCACGCTTGAGGAGGAACTCGAAGGCCTGCCGGTGAGGATAGAGAGAGTCTCAAACGGAGCAGAGAAGAGGGAGATAGCCGAGGGCTACGCGCCCTATGCAGCTGTTGGCAACGGGAACAACGACGTGGCCATGCTTGAGGGGGCTGAGCTGGCCTTCTGCGTAATCGGGCCCGAGGGTGCGACGGTGGATGCCCTCCTGGCTAGCGACATCGTTGTTAAGGACGTTAAAGATGCTATCGCAATGCTCCTCGACGAGAAAAAGCTGGTCGCGACGTTGAGGAGATGATGTAAAAAGGGCGAAGCAGAACCTCTGACTGAGCTTTTGGGGGGAGGGTAATGCTGAGGCTGACATCTATGCGGAGCCTGTGAGAAAGGTTTTTATTTTACATACCGTGTAATTTACATGGGGTGTAAATTACATGGTATGTAAAAAGTTCTTCACGACCAAGCCGGTTATGGAGGAGGAGTGCCTCTGGGGAGCTGAGCATAGAAAGGCCGTTGATTCCCTTTTAGGTGCAGTCCTCAGGGGGAACGCCTCCCTCCTGCTCGGGCCAAGGCGCGTTGGGAAGACGAGCGTCGTGAGTGTCATGGCGGAAAAGCTCAGAAAGCGGAGGGGATACCACTACATCTACTTCAACTTCTCCCGCTTCCTTGGAGCAAAAGCCATCTCAATAGCCGATATAGAGCCGAAGAGGAGTTCCCTGAAGCTCATAACAACCAGCAAGAGCTACACACTGTCCTTGAAGGGGCTGAGCATCGAGGTCAGGAAGACCAGCATCGAGGAGTTCTCCTCGGACTTTTCGGCCCTTGTGAGGGTTCTCTCTCAAAACGCGAAGCTCGGCGTGCTCATCTTCGACGAGGCCCAGGTGCTGGCGAGGCTGAAGAACCTCGACTTCCGCGGTCTGCTCCAGGAGATAACCGACAGCTATCCAAACATCTCCCTCGTCTTCACTGGATCAATGCCCGGGATGCTAATGGGCTACCTCAACCCCGATTCGGAGAAGCCGAACTTCATGCGCTCGGCGGAGGTATTCACTCTCCGTCGCTGGACTCCTGAGGAAGGCACGGAATACCTTAAGAAGGGCTTTGAAAGCTATGGAATAGCTGTAAAGGACGAGCTGGAGCTTTTGAGGGCGGTGAAAGAGCTTGGAGGAGTCCCGGGCTTCATAGCTTACTACGGCTTAACCGCTGTGAACCTCCTCCGCGGGGGAAAGAGCGCGGAAGAAGCCCTTCCTTTGGCTCTTGAGGAGAGCAGGAAATACGCGCTCGACGAGTGGAAGAGGGACATAAAGGCTTTCCTGAACGTTTACAGCAGTCCGATCTACGTGGCCGTCCTTAAAGTGCTGGCGAATGCCTATCCCAGCGCGCTGAGGGGGGCTGAGGTTTACAGGGAGTTGGAGAAGCTTGGAGCAGCGCCAAGGAGGATTCAGCACGTTTACAAGTACCTGGAGACCCTTGAGAAGGCCGGCTTCATACGCTCCTCCGGGAAAAAGTACTGGATCGAAGACCCGCTCCTTCGCGAGGCGGTTAGGTATTTCAACCCCTGACTTCCGGTTTTTCGTCTCCCTCTAAAATCCTCTCCCAGACCCTTATGGCGCTCCACTTGTCGAGGAACTCGTTGAAGGTGCCGCACTTTGGCGAGAGGACGCAGACGGGACAGCCGTCTTTGCAGGAGCAACCCCTAAGGTGCTCAAGGCTTTTCTCCATTAGCTTCTCGATGTTCTCGTAGAGGATTTCCGCCAGACCCGCTCCCCCTTCGTTGCCGTCGTAGATGAAAACGAGGGGCCTTCCAAAGTAGGGCTCACCCGGAAAGCCCGCGTAGCTGTAGCCCCCGAGCTCTCTGCTGTCAACGTACGTGAAAATCGGAGCTATCTTAATGAGGTTGTGCTCTATCGCGTGGAGAGCCGAACCTATCCCGTCCTTGCTGTCGACCATCTTCTTTATCGCGAAGGCAAGCTCCTCGTCGTTTACCCCGACCTTTTGGAGTGCATCGCCTATCGTCTTCCTTATGATGAAGCTCGCGCTCCCGAGGTAGAGC is part of the Thermococcus sp. genome and harbors:
- a CDS encoding HAD family hydrolase, whose translation is MEVPGYGRVEFNAVLFDLNGTLGERGRVSEEVKHLLERLADRYTVVVLSADTFGTLEEELEGLPVRIERVSNGAEKREIAEGYAPYAAVGNGNNDVAMLEGAELAFCVIGPEGATVDALLASDIVVKDVKDAIAMLLDEKKLVATLRR
- a CDS encoding ATP-binding protein → MVCKKFFTTKPVMEEECLWGAEHRKAVDSLLGAVLRGNASLLLGPRRVGKTSVVSVMAEKLRKRRGYHYIYFNFSRFLGAKAISIADIEPKRSSLKLITTSKSYTLSLKGLSIEVRKTSIEEFSSDFSALVRVLSQNAKLGVLIFDEAQVLARLKNLDFRGLLQEITDSYPNISLVFTGSMPGMLMGYLNPDSEKPNFMRSAEVFTLRRWTPEEGTEYLKKGFESYGIAVKDELELLRAVKELGGVPGFIAYYGLTAVNLLRGGKSAEEALPLALEESRKYALDEWKRDIKAFLNVYSSPIYVAVLKVLANAYPSALRGAEVYRELEKLGAAPRRIQHVYKYLETLEKAGFIRSSGKKYWIEDPLLREAVRYFNP